From Bifidobacterium longum subsp. longum JCM 1217, one genomic window encodes:
- a CDS encoding glycoside hydrolase family 13 protein, which translates to MTTFNRAIIPDAIRTNGATPNPWWSNAVVYQIYPRSFQDTNGDGFGDLKGITSRLDYLADLGVDVLWLSPVYKSPQDDNGYDISDYQDIDPLFGTLDDMDELLAEAHKRGLKIVMDLVVNHTSDEHAWFEASKNKDDEHADWYWWRPARPGTTPGEPGAEPNQWGSYFGGSAWEYCPERGEYFLHQFSKKQPDLNWENPAVRRAVYDMMNWWLDRGVDGFRMDVITLISKRTDSNGKLPGEYGSELEDLPVGEEGYSNPNPFCADGPRQDEFLAEMRREVFEGREGFLTVGEAPGVTAQRNEHITDPGNGELDMLFLFEHVDFDCEGTKWKPLPLDLPKFKSIMAGYQTAVQNAGWASLFTGNHDQPRVVSRWGDDSAEESRVRSAKALGLMLHMHRGTPYIYQGEELGMTDAHFTRLDQYRDLESLNAYRQRVEEAKVQSSESMMAGLAARSRDNARTPMQWDGSGYAGFTAPDAATEPWISVNPNHAEINAAGEFDDPDSVYSFYKQLVALRHNSPVVAAGDWRLIDAADPHVYAFTRELDAEKLLVVVNMSSRTVDLPREAAELAAVGIAEPNVVISTYDAPHTVASLANRELDPWEAAVIQL; encoded by the coding sequence ATGACTACTTTCAACCGCGCAATAATCCCCGACGCCATCCGCACCAACGGCGCCACCCCCAATCCGTGGTGGTCCAACGCGGTGGTCTATCAGATTTACCCGCGCTCTTTCCAAGACACGAACGGCGATGGATTCGGCGATCTTAAGGGCATCACGTCGCGTCTTGATTACTTAGCTGATCTTGGCGTGGATGTGCTGTGGCTATCCCCGGTCTATAAGTCTCCGCAAGACGACAACGGCTATGACATTTCCGACTATCAGGACATTGATCCTCTGTTCGGCACGCTCGACGATATGGACGAGCTGCTGGCCGAGGCCCACAAGCGTGGGCTCAAGATCGTGATGGATCTTGTTGTCAATCACACTTCCGATGAACACGCCTGGTTTGAAGCATCCAAGAACAAAGACGACGAACACGCCGACTGGTATTGGTGGCGTCCGGCTCGTCCCGGCACCACGCCCGGCGAGCCCGGCGCCGAGCCCAATCAGTGGGGCTCCTACTTTGGCGGCTCCGCATGGGAATACTGCCCCGAGCGTGGCGAATACTTCCTGCATCAGTTCTCGAAGAAGCAGCCGGACCTCAACTGGGAGAACCCTGCCGTGCGCCGCGCTGTGTACGACATGATGAACTGGTGGCTTGACCGAGGCGTCGACGGCTTCCGCATGGACGTCATCACCCTGATCTCCAAGCGCACCGATTCGAACGGCAAGCTGCCGGGCGAGTACGGCTCGGAGCTTGAGGATCTTCCTGTGGGCGAGGAGGGCTATTCCAACCCGAATCCGTTCTGTGCGGACGGCCCCCGTCAGGATGAATTCCTGGCTGAAATGCGACGTGAGGTATTCGAGGGGCGTGAAGGCTTCCTGACTGTGGGCGAGGCGCCAGGCGTCACGGCTCAGCGTAACGAGCACATCACTGATCCGGGCAACGGTGAATTGGACATGCTCTTCCTGTTCGAGCATGTTGATTTTGATTGCGAAGGTACCAAGTGGAAGCCGCTGCCGCTTGACCTGCCGAAATTCAAGAGCATTATGGCCGGTTACCAGACTGCCGTGCAGAACGCAGGATGGGCCAGCTTGTTCACCGGCAATCATGATCAGCCGCGCGTGGTCTCCCGCTGGGGCGACGACTCCGCGGAGGAATCCCGCGTCCGTTCGGCCAAGGCACTTGGCCTGATGCTGCACATGCACCGCGGCACCCCGTACATCTATCAGGGTGAGGAACTGGGCATGACCGACGCCCACTTCACGCGTCTCGACCAGTACCGTGACCTTGAATCCTTGAATGCCTACCGGCAGAGGGTCGAGGAGGCCAAGGTGCAGTCGTCTGAGTCAATGATGGCCGGTCTGGCCGCGCGCAGCCGTGACAACGCGCGTACTCCGATGCAATGGGACGGTTCCGGCTACGCCGGTTTCACCGCTCCGGACGCCGCCACTGAGCCATGGATTTCCGTGAATCCGAATCATGCCGAGATCAACGCCGCCGGTGAATTCGATGATCCGGATTCGGTGTACTCCTTCTACAAGCAACTCGTTGCGCTGCGTCACAACAGCCCGGTCGTGGCCGCCGGCGACTGGCGACTGATTGACGCCGCTGATCCGCACGTCTATGCCTTTACCCGTGAGCTCGACGCTGAGAAGTTGTTGGTCGTAGTCAATATGTCCAGTCGAACCGTTGACCTGCCACGTGAGGCTGCCGAACTAGCCGCCGTCGGAATCGCCGAGCCGAAT
- a CDS encoding carbohydrate ABC transporter permease — MQQSKAVRITGTAMLALTVLFCVLPFLSMLSAALQPQGSMPEGIQFTAHPHWENFIDAWNMANITPLLLNSCILVIVVVPCVVIFCSLGGYAFAQLKVPCKGLIYVLFLVGLTIPFETLVTPLYYEISGMGLLNTRLALILPLIGLNIPFGIVWMRSCFEQMPRDLIEAASIDGAGHLRTFRSIQLPLALPAISSLGILTFLATWNQFLLAVVLENDPNKRTMAGALQSFVGQYQTDVVLLNAGALLIMAPTMILFIFLQRYFIRAMLAGSVKG; from the coding sequence ATGCAGCAATCCAAAGCCGTTCGCATCACCGGCACGGCGATGCTCGCTCTGACCGTCCTCTTCTGCGTACTGCCGTTCCTGAGCATGCTCTCCGCGGCATTGCAGCCGCAAGGTTCCATGCCCGAAGGTATCCAGTTCACTGCCCACCCGCACTGGGAGAACTTCATCGACGCCTGGAACATGGCAAACATCACCCCGCTGCTGCTCAACAGCTGCATTCTGGTGATCGTGGTCGTGCCCTGCGTGGTGATCTTCTGCTCGCTCGGCGGTTATGCCTTCGCTCAGCTCAAGGTGCCGTGCAAGGGCCTGATCTACGTGCTGTTCCTCGTCGGTCTGACCATTCCGTTCGAAACCTTGGTCACTCCGCTGTACTACGAGATCAGTGGCATGGGCTTGCTGAATACCCGTCTTGCCCTGATCCTGCCGCTCATCGGCCTGAATATTCCGTTCGGTATTGTGTGGATGCGCTCCTGCTTCGAGCAGATGCCGCGTGATCTGATCGAAGCCGCATCCATCGATGGTGCAGGCCATCTGCGCACGTTCCGTTCCATTCAGCTGCCGTTGGCACTGCCAGCCATCTCCTCGCTCGGTATTCTGACCTTCCTGGCCACCTGGAACCAGTTCCTGTTGGCTGTGGTGTTGGAGAACGACCCGAACAAGCGCACGATGGCAGGTGCCCTACAGTCGTTCGTTGGCCAGTATCAGACCGACGTGGTGCTGCTCAACGCGGGCGCACTGCTCATCATGGCACCGACGATGATCCTGTTCATCTTCCTCCAGCGCTACTTCATCCGCGCCATGCTTGCCGGCTCGGTTAAGGGCTGA
- a CDS encoding Sip1-related alpha-galactosidase, with product MIAETCPITVRTVTAHLDTGRAVYGEQASAICELPVEAVTIVPESCEDECTSSAGIQGDAQVRLWRIDVNAHAPQPKDRAAAFQEQQAFEPHHAIDVSLTMAGVDSGNDDTMLALYQHKEWWMRPTWVRTPSELPERTQLLLRRNNDAEDAEWLVLVAICGTDIRADFSGQPATESDDTALRLVLSSNRVGRTTLCDTAAYIACASDPYMAIRAATQTAARQLGIRTRKERPFPDALTGLGWCTWDSLGRDVNEQAIVNKMEEFQAKHVPISWVLIDDGWSNTDRTKETLIDFGADRQRFPHGLAHTIALLKTHYGVRSVGVWQAFQGYWNGLDESGVAAASCPTAITTTANGCLIPGSRAEQPAQFWDAWDGELAEAGVDFVKVDSQSSTSVMVRGTESYGEATWGRHQALDEVTSRRFGGALINCMGMAPEDYWHRPSSPITRSSDDYLPHNPDSLGEHLIQNAYCALLMGELYHCDWDMFWTEHPHARVHAVLRLLSGGPVYCSDACGHTDAAVLRDLLAEDGTLPRPDEPARPVIASLLNDPEHTDYALGVTARFGAEQVIAFVGLRRQPQIGIITASGRSCRIIDDHGATIDMNPGETHTCEIEYGRLRVFRVQS from the coding sequence ATGATTGCCGAAACCTGTCCAATAACCGTTCGCACGGTAACGGCCCATCTTGATACCGGTCGTGCCGTCTATGGCGAACAGGCTTCGGCAATCTGTGAACTGCCGGTAGAAGCCGTCACAATCGTTCCCGAATCATGCGAAGACGAGTGCACGTCCAGTGCGGGTATCCAGGGTGATGCTCAGGTGCGACTCTGGCGTATCGATGTGAACGCGCATGCACCCCAGCCCAAGGACCGCGCCGCTGCCTTTCAGGAACAACAAGCGTTTGAGCCCCACCATGCGATTGACGTGTCGCTCACCATGGCCGGCGTCGACAGCGGCAACGATGACACCATGCTGGCGCTATACCAGCACAAGGAGTGGTGGATGCGCCCGACCTGGGTGCGTACACCATCTGAACTGCCTGAACGCACGCAGTTATTGTTACGCCGCAACAACGATGCCGAAGATGCCGAGTGGCTAGTGTTGGTCGCTATCTGCGGCACGGATATTCGGGCTGATTTCAGTGGGCAGCCCGCAACAGAATCTGATGACACGGCTTTGCGGCTCGTGCTGTCTTCCAACCGGGTTGGTCGCACGACTCTATGTGACACTGCCGCATATATCGCTTGCGCATCCGACCCGTATATGGCCATTCGAGCTGCCACACAAACGGCAGCACGCCAGCTGGGTATTCGCACCCGTAAGGAGCGTCCATTCCCGGATGCGCTCACCGGGTTGGGATGGTGTACTTGGGATTCATTGGGGCGAGATGTCAACGAGCAGGCTATCGTCAACAAGATGGAGGAGTTCCAAGCCAAGCATGTGCCCATTTCCTGGGTGCTTATCGATGACGGTTGGTCCAACACGGATCGCACAAAGGAAACCCTGATCGACTTTGGCGCGGATCGCCAACGTTTCCCCCACGGGCTTGCCCACACCATTGCGCTGCTCAAAACGCACTATGGCGTGCGCAGCGTAGGCGTGTGGCAGGCGTTCCAAGGCTATTGGAATGGTTTGGACGAATCGGGTGTAGCCGCGGCCAGCTGCCCGACCGCAATAACCACCACGGCGAATGGTTGCCTGATTCCTGGAAGTCGTGCTGAACAACCCGCACAGTTCTGGGATGCCTGGGACGGCGAACTCGCCGAAGCCGGCGTCGATTTCGTCAAAGTGGATTCGCAAAGTTCCACGTCAGTAATGGTTCGTGGCACCGAAAGTTACGGTGAAGCCACCTGGGGACGCCATCAGGCGCTTGATGAAGTGACCTCACGACGATTCGGCGGCGCATTGATTAACTGCATGGGCATGGCACCGGAGGATTATTGGCATCGTCCTTCATCGCCAATCACCCGTAGTAGCGACGACTATCTACCGCACAATCCTGATTCGCTGGGCGAACACCTTATCCAGAACGCATACTGTGCACTGCTGATGGGGGAGCTGTACCACTGTGATTGGGACATGTTCTGGACGGAGCATCCCCATGCGCGAGTCCATGCCGTGCTCCGATTGCTTAGCGGCGGACCAGTGTATTGTTCCGATGCCTGCGGTCACACTGATGCGGCTGTCTTGCGTGATTTACTTGCCGAAGATGGTACATTACCGCGTCCTGATGAGCCGGCCCGACCAGTCATTGCGTCACTGCTCAATGACCCCGAACATACGGACTATGCGCTCGGTGTCACAGCAAGATTCGGCGCAGAACAGGTCATCGCTTTCGTCGGATTGCGCCGGCAGCCACAAATCGGCATTATTACGGCTAGCGGTCGCTCTTGCCGCATCATCGATGACCATGGTGCGACGATTGATATGAATCCGGGAGAAACCCATACTTGCGAGATCGAGTACGGCCGACTGCGTGTTTTCCGGGTGCAATCATGA
- a CDS encoding glycoside hydrolase family 13 protein, producing MTFTNNDWWRDAVIYQIYPRSFSDANGDGNGDLQGVIDRLDYLQALGVDALWLSPFYPSPLADGGYDVADYCDVDPRLGTLDQFDELVAKAHERGIGIIVDIVPNHTSDQHRWFQEALAQGPESEAAQRYVFRQGKGEHGELPPTNWLSNFGGSAWESCGDGWYYLHLFAKEQPDLNWDNPEVRHEFLRVLTFWCDRGVDGFRIDVSHGLAKDLREPLRDRIDPTLMSPQATDGSDPLWDRDAVHDIYREWRDLFNQYTPAKYAVGESWSPFTTRIFQYAKPDELGAVFDFSMSKAAWNREEYRTTIERTHRYALAAETAPTWVLGNHDVPRIASRLGLPSGANIEQWVTSNGTNPPIDPALAARRARAAALVMLGLPGTAFVYQGEELGLPEDFDLTEDEIQDPNWERSGHYFKGRDGCRVPLPWQSDGPAFGFNATGASWLPQPAWFAQYATNRQIGDGASVLHLYCAAVALRKQWVANGTDFQFSWLTNEECPAPLLGWRLPSGMVVMANFSDSQPVALPQPMTVLLVSDATVQANTQVESVPPAATVWALPA from the coding sequence ATGACTTTCACCAACAATGACTGGTGGCGCGACGCCGTCATCTACCAGATTTACCCCCGCTCATTCAGCGATGCCAATGGAGACGGCAACGGTGATCTCCAAGGCGTGATCGATCGTCTCGACTATCTGCAGGCGCTCGGGGTGGACGCGCTCTGGCTTTCTCCATTCTATCCATCGCCGCTGGCGGATGGAGGTTATGATGTTGCCGACTATTGTGATGTGGATCCCCGCCTTGGCACACTCGATCAGTTCGACGAATTAGTGGCCAAAGCGCACGAACGCGGTATCGGCATCATCGTGGACATCGTGCCGAACCACACGTCCGATCAGCACCGTTGGTTCCAAGAGGCCCTGGCTCAAGGTCCGGAATCGGAAGCGGCACAACGGTATGTGTTCCGGCAGGGCAAGGGGGAGCACGGCGAATTGCCGCCTACCAACTGGCTGAGTAACTTCGGCGGTTCCGCATGGGAGTCGTGTGGAGACGGCTGGTACTACCTGCATCTGTTCGCCAAGGAGCAGCCGGACCTCAATTGGGACAATCCCGAGGTGCGGCATGAGTTCCTGCGTGTACTCACATTCTGGTGCGATCGCGGTGTGGACGGTTTCCGCATCGATGTCTCGCACGGTCTGGCCAAAGACCTGCGTGAGCCGCTGCGCGACCGTATCGACCCGACACTGATGTCTCCACAGGCTACCGATGGCTCCGATCCGCTCTGGGACCGCGACGCCGTGCATGATATCTACCGTGAATGGCGCGACCTGTTCAATCAGTACACGCCAGCCAAGTATGCGGTCGGCGAATCGTGGTCGCCATTCACCACCCGTATTTTCCAATACGCCAAGCCTGATGAACTTGGTGCCGTATTCGACTTCTCCATGTCAAAGGCCGCCTGGAATCGCGAAGAATACCGCACCACGATTGAGCGCACGCATCGCTATGCTCTCGCTGCCGAAACCGCCCCCACCTGGGTGCTCGGCAACCACGATGTGCCACGTATCGCCTCGCGTCTCGGACTGCCGAGCGGTGCAAACATCGAGCAGTGGGTGACGTCCAACGGCACGAATCCGCCGATTGACCCCGCGCTCGCCGCTCGTCGTGCCCGTGCAGCAGCGCTGGTGATGCTCGGCCTGCCAGGTACCGCCTTTGTGTATCAGGGTGAAGAGCTTGGTTTGCCGGAGGACTTTGATTTGACCGAAGATGAAATTCAGGATCCCAATTGGGAACGTTCCGGTCATTATTTCAAGGGGCGCGACGGTTGCCGCGTACCGCTGCCGTGGCAGTCAGACGGCCCGGCGTTCGGCTTCAATGCCACCGGTGCTTCGTGGCTGCCCCAGCCGGCATGGTTTGCGCAGTATGCCACTAATCGTCAGATTGGTGACGGGGCTTCCGTCCTGCACCTGTATTGTGCTGCTGTCGCATTGCGCAAACAGTGGGTGGCCAACGGCACGGACTTCCAGTTCTCGTGGCTTACCAACGAAGAGTGTCCGGCGCCGCTGCTTGGTTGGCGCTTGCCGTCCGGCATGGTTGTGATGGCGAACTTCTCTGACAGTCAACCAGTCGCCTTGCCGCAGCCGATGACCGTGCTACTTGTGTCTGACGCGACTGTGCAGGCGAACACTCAGGTCGAGAGCGTTCCTCCAGCTGCTACCGTCTGGGCCTTGCCAGCATAA
- a CDS encoding carbohydrate ABC transporter permease yields the protein MDSHKAAKAVKPKRNMSLGLVSLLFLAPALVFYIAFELWPIIQTIWYSFYEWNGIDASTFIGVENYITVFTDPDLYGSILHSFYLIIFFSIIPIVLGLIIAVLIKDMKSKVGRSFAQVCLFLPRVIPGAAAGVAWTWMLADKGTANQLLRAVGLGDFAHVWLGDQSTSLNAVGVIGFWLQLGFCVVLLLSGIGGIDQSLYEAASLDGAGWWRQLFSITLPGLRGQIGVCLTMTIISALASFDVVYMSTQGGPGTSTMVPGVQVYRLAFTQQSVGLASALAVTLMILVLLVVGPLQRLVNGKEQ from the coding sequence ATGGATTCCCATAAGGCAGCCAAGGCGGTCAAGCCCAAGCGCAATATGTCCCTCGGTCTGGTCAGCCTGCTTTTCCTCGCTCCGGCGCTTGTGTTCTACATCGCCTTCGAGTTGTGGCCGATCATTCAGACCATCTGGTACTCGTTCTACGAGTGGAACGGTATCGATGCTAGCACCTTCATCGGTGTCGAAAACTACATCACCGTGTTCACCGACCCCGATCTGTACGGATCGATTCTGCACTCCTTCTACCTGATCATCTTCTTCTCCATCATCCCGATTGTGCTCGGCCTGATCATTGCCGTGCTCATCAAAGACATGAAGTCCAAGGTCGGTCGTTCCTTCGCGCAGGTTTGCCTGTTCCTGCCGCGCGTTATCCCAGGCGCTGCAGCCGGTGTGGCCTGGACCTGGATGCTGGCCGACAAGGGCACCGCCAATCAGCTGCTGCGCGCAGTAGGCCTCGGCGACTTCGCCCACGTGTGGCTCGGCGACCAATCCACCTCCCTGAACGCGGTAGGCGTGATTGGTTTCTGGCTGCAGCTCGGCTTCTGTGTGGTGCTCTTGCTCTCGGGCATCGGCGGCATCGACCAGTCCCTGTACGAGGCAGCAAGTCTTGACGGTGCCGGCTGGTGGCGTCAGCTCTTCTCCATCACGTTGCCCGGTCTGCGCGGCCAAATCGGCGTATGCCTGACCATGACCATCATCTCCGCGCTCGCCAGCTTCGACGTGGTGTACATGTCCACTCAGGGCGGCCCCGGCACCTCCACCATGGTGCCCGGCGTGCAGGTCTACCGCTTGGCCTTCACCCAGCAGAGCGTTGGCTTGGCCTCCGCACTCGCCGTCACCCTGATGATTCTCGTGCTGCTGGTCGTCGGACCTCTGCAGCGTCTGGTCAACGGAAAGGAGCAGTGA
- a CDS encoding ABC transporter substrate-binding protein: MRIERTAKTVIAGLMSVACLASVAACGPGSSSNKANTETEAVSTDLGDTKYELKLWDGAGLKTFDDQLIEAFQKKYPNITIKATYDPDNTSQQNGPRIISAADTPDIARITDINSAVRGNHVVNLDAYADAYGWKLPDSQTQVYRVGSDGKIGSGSLYAVPDGVSMTGLYWNKKVAKELGITEAPATVEELEADMKKASDAGKLAMMMPAKEGGTSYIYQALLTNYEGRDTVQDWIIQKDGATFNTDGAVKAAQKIKDWQDAGYFSSDALALDGSTALSRFCNGEALFFPSGSWYSASINDALGDDAGWIAFPGEKADSGSAAANAVTAFGIPANAKNKNAAAAFLDFLQSDEARQIAVDNGYPPVGEGETPSTDNQLLGQVLTAYEGLVKTGNTTDYINNATAGMQASAIIPGFQSLIDGTMTPKAFVESIQAQYEKEVK, from the coding sequence ATGAGGATCGAACGAACCGCCAAAACCGTTATTGCCGGTCTGATGTCTGTGGCATGCCTGGCATCCGTCGCCGCTTGCGGCCCGGGCTCGTCCAGCAACAAAGCCAACACCGAAACCGAAGCGGTGAGCACTGATCTTGGCGATACCAAGTATGAGCTCAAGCTGTGGGACGGCGCTGGCCTGAAGACCTTTGATGACCAGCTGATCGAAGCCTTCCAGAAGAAGTACCCGAACATCACCATCAAGGCCACCTACGATCCGGACAACACCTCCCAGCAGAATGGCCCGCGCATCATCTCCGCCGCCGACACCCCGGACATTGCCCGTATCACCGACATCAACTCCGCTGTGCGTGGCAACCATGTCGTCAATCTTGACGCTTACGCCGATGCTTACGGTTGGAAGCTGCCGGATTCCCAGACTCAGGTCTACCGCGTGGGCTCCGACGGTAAGATCGGTTCCGGCAGCCTCTACGCAGTGCCGGACGGTGTCTCGATGACCGGCCTGTACTGGAACAAGAAAGTCGCCAAGGAACTCGGCATCACCGAGGCTCCGGCCACTGTCGAAGAGCTCGAGGCCGATATGAAGAAGGCCTCCGACGCTGGCAAGCTCGCCATGATGATGCCGGCCAAGGAAGGCGGCACTTCCTACATCTACCAGGCATTGCTCACCAACTATGAGGGTCGCGATACCGTGCAGGATTGGATTATCCAGAAGGATGGCGCCACCTTCAACACCGACGGTGCCGTGAAGGCTGCACAGAAGATCAAGGACTGGCAGGATGCCGGTTACTTCTCCTCCGACGCGCTCGCCCTTGACGGTTCCACTGCACTGAGCCGCTTCTGCAACGGCGAAGCCCTGTTCTTCCCCTCCGGCAGCTGGTACTCCGCCTCCATCAACGATGCACTTGGCGATGACGCCGGCTGGATCGCCTTCCCCGGCGAAAAGGCCGATTCCGGTTCTGCCGCAGCCAACGCCGTGACCGCTTTCGGTATCCCGGCCAACGCCAAGAACAAGAACGCTGCAGCCGCCTTCCTCGACTTCCTCCAGTCCGACGAAGCCCGCCAGATCGCAGTTGACAACGGCTACCCGCCGGTCGGCGAAGGCGAGACTCCGAGCACCGATAACCAGCTTCTCGGCCAGGTCCTTACCGCCTACGAAGGTCTGGTGAAGACCGGTAACACCACCGACTACATCAACAACGCCACCGCAGGTATGCAGGCCAGCGCCATTATCCCCGGCTTCCAGTCCCTGATTGACGGCACGATGACCCCCAAGGCATTCGTCGAATCCATTCAGGCTCAGTACGAGAAGGAGGTCAAGTAA